A region from the Mycolicibacterium litorale genome encodes:
- a CDS encoding TIGR02234 family membrane protein has translation MTRIAQLLLVIGAAVLWVASRLTWVDVHSFDGLGQPKTSTLTGAQWSTALIPLALLVLAAAVAVLAVRGWLLRILAVLMAAASAAMAYLAITLWVIVDIAPRAADMAEVRVADLTGTARHFTGAVLTLVAAVLVLVGAVLLMRAAVKGGAASAGRYAAPSARRATAVKHDEQGEPMSERMLWDALDEGHDPTDRDTKGR, from the coding sequence ATGACCCGGATCGCGCAGCTCCTGCTCGTCATCGGCGCCGCGGTGCTGTGGGTGGCGTCGCGCCTGACGTGGGTCGACGTGCATTCGTTCGACGGGCTGGGGCAGCCGAAGACCTCGACGCTGACCGGGGCGCAGTGGTCGACGGCGCTGATTCCGCTGGCGCTGCTGGTGCTGGCGGCCGCGGTCGCCGTGCTGGCGGTGCGCGGCTGGCTGCTGCGGATTCTGGCGGTGCTGATGGCGGCGGCCAGTGCCGCGATGGCCTATCTGGCGATCACGCTGTGGGTGATCGTCGACATCGCGCCGCGGGCCGCCGATATGGCCGAGGTGCGGGTGGCCGACCTGACCGGTACGGCGAGGCACTTCACCGGCGCGGTGTTGACGCTGGTGGCGGCCGTTCTGGTGCTCGTGGGCGCGGTGCTGCTGATGCGCGCGGCGGTCAAGGGTGGGGCCGCTTCGGCGGGCCGGTACGCCGCGCCGTCGGCGCGTCGCGCCACCGCGGTGAAGCACGACGAACAGGGGGAGCCGATGTCGGAACGAATGCTGTGGGACGCCCTCGACGAGGGCCACGATCCCACCGATCGCGACACGAAGGGGCGGTGA
- a CDS encoding anthranilate synthase component I, whose protein sequence is MQTTATPAPGSSSLANTTSREDFRALAAEHRVVPVTRKVLADSETPLSAYRKLAANRPGTFLLESAENGRSWSRWSFIGAGAPSALTVRDGEAVWLGVTPKDAPSGGDPLRALRETLDLLETAALPGLPPLSSGLVGFFAYDMVRRLERLPSLAVDDLGLPDMLLLLATDIAAVDHHEGTITLIANAVNWNGTDENVDGAYDDAVARLDVMTRALGQSLPSAVATFSRPAPEHRAQRTVEEYTAIVEKLVGDIEAGEAFQVVPSQRFEMTTHADPLDVYRMLRVTNPSPYMYLLNVPDQDGGLDFSVVGSSPEALVTVADGKATTHPIAGTRWRGDTEEEDLLLEKELLSDEKERAEHLMLVDLGRNDLGRVCEPGTVRVEDYSHIERYSHVMHLVSTVTGRLAEGRTALDAVTACFPAGTLSGAPKVRAMELIEEVEKTRRGLYGGVLGYLDFAGNADFAIAIRTALMRKGTAYVQAGGGVVADSNGPYEYTEASNKARAVLNAIAAAETLSEP, encoded by the coding sequence GTGCAAACGACCGCCACCCCCGCCCCCGGCTCCTCGTCGCTTGCGAACACCACGTCGCGCGAGGACTTTCGGGCGTTGGCCGCCGAGCATCGCGTGGTGCCCGTGACCCGCAAGGTGCTCGCCGACAGCGAGACGCCGCTGTCGGCGTACCGCAAGCTCGCCGCCAACCGGCCGGGGACCTTCCTGCTCGAATCCGCCGAGAACGGGCGGTCCTGGTCGCGGTGGTCGTTCATCGGCGCGGGTGCGCCGTCGGCATTGACGGTGCGCGACGGTGAGGCGGTGTGGCTGGGTGTCACCCCCAAGGACGCACCGAGCGGCGGTGATCCGCTGCGCGCGCTGCGGGAGACGCTCGACCTGCTGGAGACCGCGGCATTGCCGGGGCTGCCGCCGCTGTCGAGCGGGCTGGTCGGGTTCTTCGCCTACGACATGGTGCGCCGGCTGGAGCGGTTGCCGTCGCTGGCCGTCGACGATCTCGGGCTGCCCGACATGCTGCTGCTGCTGGCGACCGACATCGCCGCGGTCGACCACCACGAGGGCACCATCACACTGATCGCCAACGCGGTGAACTGGAACGGCACCGACGAGAACGTCGACGGCGCCTACGACGACGCCGTGGCCCGCCTCGACGTGATGACCCGGGCGCTGGGGCAGTCGCTGCCGTCGGCGGTGGCCACCTTCTCCCGGCCCGCGCCTGAGCACCGGGCGCAGCGCACCGTCGAGGAGTACACCGCGATCGTCGAGAAACTGGTCGGCGACATCGAGGCCGGTGAGGCGTTCCAGGTGGTGCCGTCGCAGCGGTTCGAGATGACGACCCACGCAGATCCTCTCGATGTCTACCGGATGCTGCGGGTCACCAATCCCAGCCCGTACATGTACCTGCTCAACGTGCCCGACCAGGATGGGGGACTGGACTTCTCGGTGGTGGGTTCGAGTCCGGAGGCGCTGGTGACCGTCGCCGACGGTAAGGCGACGACGCACCCGATCGCCGGGACCCGCTGGCGCGGCGACACCGAGGAAGAGGATCTGCTGCTCGAAAAGGAGCTGCTGTCCGACGAGAAGGAACGCGCCGAACACCTGATGCTGGTCGACCTCGGCCGCAACGATCTGGGCCGGGTGTGCGAACCCGGCACGGTCCGGGTGGAGGACTACAGCCACATCGAGCGCTACAGCCACGTCATGCATCTGGTGTCGACGGTCACCGGCCGTCTCGCCGAGGGCAGGACCGCACTCGACGCGGTGACCGCGTGCTTCCCCGCCGGCACCCTGTCGGGGGCTCCGAAGGTCCGGGCGATGGAACTCATCGAGGAGGTCGAGAAGACTCGCCGCGGGCTCTACGGCGGGGTGCTGGGCTACCTGGACTTCGCCGGTAACGCCGACTTCGCGATCGCCATCCGCACCGCGCTGATGCGCAAGGGCACCGCCTATGTGCAGGCCGGTGGCGGCGTCGTCGCCGATTCCAACGGTCCGTACGAGTACACCGAGGCGTCGAACAAGGCTCGCGCGGTGCTCAACGCCATTGCCGCCGCCGAGACGCTGAGCGAACCATGA
- a CDS encoding peroxiredoxin, translating to MKRGDRVDDFELPDQTGAMRSLTALLADGPVVLFFYPAAMTPGCTKEACHFRDLAAEFAAVGATRVGISTDAVDKQARFADTQRFDYPLLSDAHGAVAERFGVKRGLLGKFLPVKRTTFVIDTDRTVLDVFSSELNMEAHADKALQVLRQRQSA from the coding sequence ATGAAACGCGGTGACCGAGTCGACGATTTCGAACTGCCCGACCAGACCGGTGCGATGCGCAGCCTCACGGCGCTGCTGGCCGACGGGCCGGTGGTGCTGTTCTTCTACCCGGCCGCGATGACGCCCGGGTGCACCAAGGAGGCCTGCCACTTCCGCGATCTGGCCGCCGAATTCGCCGCGGTCGGCGCCACGCGCGTCGGGATCAGCACGGACGCGGTCGACAAACAGGCCCGGTTCGCCGACACCCAGCGCTTCGACTACCCGCTGCTCTCCGACGCCCACGGGGCCGTCGCCGAGAGGTTCGGCGTCAAGCGGGGGCTGCTGGGCAAGTTCCTACCCGTCAAACGCACCACGTTCGTCATCGACACCGACCGCACGGTCCTCGACGTGTTCTCCAGCGAACTGAACATGGAGGCGCATGCGGACAAGGCGCTGCAGGTGCTGCGCCAGCGTCAGTCCGCCTGA
- the hisI gene encoding phosphoribosyl-AMP cyclohydrolase, which yields MSLDPEIASRLKRDANGLFAAVAQERGTGQVLMVAWMDDIALDRTMRTRRATYWSRSRGEHWVKGETSGHTQYVHSVRLDCDGDTVLLEVDQTGAACHTGEHTCFDADLLLGPETQAD from the coding sequence ATGAGCCTCGACCCGGAGATCGCCTCGCGCCTCAAGCGCGACGCCAACGGACTGTTCGCCGCGGTCGCGCAGGAACGCGGCACCGGGCAGGTGCTGATGGTGGCGTGGATGGACGACATCGCGCTGGACCGCACGATGCGCACCCGCAGAGCGACCTACTGGTCGCGCTCCCGCGGCGAGCACTGGGTGAAGGGCGAGACGTCGGGCCACACCCAGTACGTGCACTCCGTGCGGCTGGACTGCGACGGGGACACCGTCCTGCTGGAGGTGGATCAGACCGGCGCGGCCTGCCACACCGGTGAGCACACCTGCTTCGACGCCGACCTGCTGCTCGGCCCGGAGACTCAGGCGGACTGA
- the hisF gene encoding imidazole glycerol phosphate synthase subunit HisF, with protein MAADRGLAVRVIPCLDVDAGRVVKGVNFENLRDAGDPVELAAVYDAEGADELTFLDVTASSAGRSTMLDVVRRTAEQVFIPLTVGGGVRAVADVDALLRAGADKVSVNTAAIARPELLAELARQFGSQCIVLSVDARTVPEGEPPTPSGWEVTTHGGRRGTGIDAVEWATRGAELGVGEILLNSMDFDGTKAGFDLPMLRAVRGAVTVPVIASGGAGAVEHFAPAVRAGADAVLAASVFHFKELTVGQVKAAMAAEGITVRA; from the coding sequence GTGGCCGCCGACAGAGGACTCGCCGTCCGCGTGATCCCGTGTCTCGACGTCGACGCCGGGCGCGTGGTCAAGGGGGTCAACTTCGAGAACCTGCGCGACGCCGGTGATCCGGTCGAACTCGCCGCCGTCTACGACGCGGAGGGCGCCGACGAACTGACCTTCCTCGATGTCACGGCGTCGTCGGCGGGACGCTCCACGATGCTCGACGTGGTGCGCCGCACCGCCGAACAGGTCTTCATCCCGCTGACCGTCGGCGGCGGGGTCCGCGCGGTCGCCGACGTGGACGCGTTGTTGCGTGCCGGCGCCGACAAGGTCTCGGTGAACACCGCCGCCATCGCCCGCCCCGAATTGCTGGCCGAGCTCGCCCGCCAGTTCGGCTCGCAGTGCATCGTGCTGTCGGTCGACGCCAGGACCGTCCCCGAGGGTGAACCTCCCACCCCGTCCGGCTGGGAGGTGACGACCCACGGCGGCCGTCGCGGTACGGGGATCGACGCGGTCGAATGGGCTACTCGGGGAGCCGAACTCGGCGTCGGGGAGATCCTGCTGAACTCGATGGACTTCGACGGCACCAAGGCCGGATTCGACCTGCCGATGTTGCGTGCGGTGCGCGGTGCGGTCACCGTGCCGGTGATCGCCAGCGGGGGCGCCGGCGCCGTGGAGCATTTCGCGCCCGCAGTGCGTGCTGGTGCCGATGCGGTGTTGGCCGCCAGCGTCTTCCACTTCAAGGAACTCACGGTCGGTCAGGTGAAGGCGGCGATGGCAGCCGAAGGGATCACGGTGCGCGCATGA
- a CDS encoding inositol monophosphatase family protein, with protein sequence MALDEADLQGLVDEAAKILDAASEPFISGHRADSAVKKKGNDFATEVDLKIERQVVDALTAATGIEVHGEEYGGADIDSPLVWVLDPIDGTFNYAAGLPTAAILLGLLRDGEPVAGLTWLPFVSQRYTAVVGKPLYVNGVAQPPLETGSLDECVIGTGTFNVDSRGRFPGRWRVALLENLSRRCNRMRMHGATGLDLAYTAAGVLGGAISFGHHIWDHAAGVALVRAAGGVVTDLAGADWTPQSKSVLAASPQVHGEILDIVASVGAPEEF encoded by the coding sequence ATGGCACTGGACGAGGCCGACCTGCAGGGTCTGGTCGACGAGGCCGCGAAAATACTGGACGCCGCGTCCGAACCCTTCATCAGCGGACACCGCGCCGACTCGGCGGTCAAGAAGAAGGGCAACGACTTCGCCACCGAGGTCGATCTGAAGATCGAACGCCAGGTCGTCGACGCGTTGACCGCGGCCACCGGCATCGAGGTGCACGGTGAGGAGTACGGCGGCGCCGACATCGACTCCCCGCTGGTGTGGGTGCTCGATCCGATCGACGGCACCTTCAACTACGCCGCCGGCCTGCCGACCGCAGCGATCCTGCTCGGCCTGCTGCGCGACGGTGAGCCCGTCGCCGGGCTGACGTGGCTGCCGTTCGTGTCCCAGCGCTACACCGCGGTCGTCGGAAAGCCGTTGTATGTCAACGGTGTTGCGCAACCGCCGCTGGAGACCGGTTCGCTCGACGAATGCGTGATCGGCACCGGCACGTTCAACGTGGACTCGCGGGGACGGTTCCCCGGACGGTGGCGGGTGGCGCTGCTGGAGAACCTCAGCAGGCGATGCAACCGGATGAGGATGCACGGGGCCACCGGCCTGGACCTCGCCTACACCGCCGCCGGCGTGCTCGGCGGCGCGATCAGCTTCGGCCACCACATCTGGGACCACGCCGCCGGGGTGGCGCTGGTGCGGGCCGCCGGGGGCGTGGTCACCGATCTGGCCGGGGCGGATTGGACCCCGCAGTCGAAATCCGTGCTGGCCGCCTCGCCGCAGGTGCACGGCGAGATCCTCGACATCGTCGCGTCGGTCGGCGCCCCGGAGGAGTTCTGA
- the priA gene encoding bifunctional 1-(5-phosphoribosyl)-5-((5-phosphoribosylamino)methylideneamino)imidazole-4-carboxamide isomerase/phosphoribosylanthranilate isomerase PriA, protein MSERPLILLPAVDVVEGRAVRLVQGKAGSETEYGSALDAALGWQNDGAQWIHLVDLDAAFGRGSNRELLADVVGRLDVAVELSGGIRDDDSLKAALATGCARVNIGTAALENPQWCAKVVAEYGDKVAVGLDVKIVDDQHRLRGRGWETDGGDLWEVLDRLDSEGCSRYVVTDVTKDGTLEGPNLDLLGRVADRTDAPVIASGGVSSLDDLRAIGTLTGRGVEGAIVGKALYAGRFTLPEALAAVGQ, encoded by the coding sequence GTGTCCGAGAGGCCGCTGATCCTTCTTCCCGCCGTCGACGTCGTCGAGGGCCGCGCCGTGCGCCTCGTGCAGGGCAAGGCCGGCAGCGAAACCGAGTACGGGTCGGCGCTCGACGCCGCGCTCGGCTGGCAGAACGACGGGGCGCAGTGGATCCACCTCGTCGACCTCGACGCCGCGTTCGGGCGCGGCTCGAACCGTGAACTGCTCGCCGACGTCGTCGGCCGCCTCGACGTGGCGGTCGAACTGTCCGGAGGCATCCGTGACGACGACTCACTGAAGGCCGCGCTGGCCACCGGGTGCGCGCGGGTCAACATCGGCACCGCGGCGCTGGAGAACCCGCAGTGGTGCGCGAAGGTCGTCGCCGAGTACGGCGACAAGGTGGCCGTCGGGCTCGACGTGAAGATCGTCGACGACCAGCACCGGCTGCGCGGCCGCGGTTGGGAGACCGACGGCGGGGACCTGTGGGAGGTGCTGGACCGCCTTGATTCCGAAGGGTGTTCGCGCTACGTCGTCACCGACGTGACCAAGGACGGAACGCTCGAAGGGCCGAACCTGGACCTGCTGGGCCGCGTCGCCGACCGCACCGATGCGCCGGTGATCGCCTCCGGCGGCGTCTCGAGCCTGGACGACCTCCGCGCGATCGGCACGTTGACCGGTCGCGGCGTCGAGGGTGCGATCGTCGGAAAAGCGTTGTACGCCGGGCGTTTCACGCTGCCCGAAGCGCTGGCAGCAGTAGGGCAGTAG
- the hisH gene encoding imidazole glycerol phosphate synthase subunit HisH, protein MGRSKKVTVLDYGSGNLRSAQRAVERTGADVEVTADADAALNADGLVVPGVGAFEACMAGLREIGGEKIIAERVAAGRPVLGVCVGMQILFSRGVEFGVETAGCGQWPGAVVRLDAPVIPHMGWNVVDAPAGSTLFRGLDPDTRFYFVHSYAAQQWEGDESARLTWATHHVPFLAAVEDGPLSATQFHPEKSGDAGAALLRNWVEGL, encoded by the coding sequence ATGGGACGGTCGAAAAAGGTCACAGTCCTCGATTACGGCTCGGGCAATCTGCGGTCGGCGCAGCGCGCGGTCGAGCGGACCGGCGCCGACGTCGAGGTGACCGCGGACGCCGACGCGGCGCTGAACGCCGACGGTCTGGTGGTCCCGGGCGTCGGGGCGTTCGAGGCGTGTATGGCCGGCCTGCGAGAGATCGGTGGCGAGAAGATCATCGCCGAGCGCGTGGCCGCCGGACGCCCGGTCCTCGGCGTGTGCGTGGGAATGCAGATCCTGTTCTCCCGCGGCGTGGAGTTCGGCGTCGAGACCGCGGGCTGCGGTCAGTGGCCCGGCGCGGTGGTGCGGCTCGACGCACCGGTGATCCCGCACATGGGCTGGAACGTCGTGGACGCGCCTGCGGGCAGCACCCTGTTCCGGGGTCTCGATCCCGACACCCGCTTCTACTTCGTGCACTCCTACGCCGCGCAGCAGTGGGAGGGTGACGAATCCGCCCGCCTCACCTGGGCGACCCACCACGTGCCGTTCCTCGCCGCCGTCGAGGACGGTCCGCTGTCGGCCACCCAGTTCCACCCGGAGAAGAGCGGTGACGCCGGCGCGGCGCTGCTCCGCAACTGGGTCGAGGGGCTCTGA
- the hisB gene encoding imidazoleglycerol-phosphate dehydratase HisB, with translation MTDMLTGTRRARVERKTKESDIVVDLDLDGTGIVDIDTGVPFFDHMLTSLGSHASFDLTVHAKGDIEIEGHHTVEDTAIVLGQALGQALGDKKGIRRFGDAFIPMDETLAHAAVDVSGRPYFVHTGEPDYMVEFTIAGSSAPYHTVINRHVFESLAFNARIALHVRTLYGRDPHHITEAQYKAVARALRQAVEYDPRVTGVPSTKGSL, from the coding sequence ATGACCGACATGCTGACCGGCACCCGCCGCGCCCGCGTCGAACGCAAGACCAAGGAATCCGACATCGTCGTCGACCTCGATCTGGACGGCACCGGGATCGTCGACATCGACACCGGCGTCCCGTTCTTCGATCACATGCTCACCTCGCTGGGCAGCCACGCGAGTTTCGACCTGACCGTCCACGCCAAGGGCGACATCGAGATCGAGGGGCACCACACGGTCGAGGACACCGCGATCGTGCTCGGTCAGGCACTGGGGCAGGCATTGGGCGACAAGAAGGGCATCCGCCGCTTCGGCGACGCGTTCATCCCGATGGACGAGACGCTCGCCCACGCCGCGGTGGACGTCTCCGGGCGGCCCTACTTCGTGCACACCGGCGAACCCGACTACATGGTCGAGTTCACCATCGCCGGGTCGAGCGCCCCGTACCACACCGTGATCAACCGGCACGTCTTCGAATCGCTGGCGTTCAACGCCAGGATCGCGCTGCACGTCCGCACGCTCTACGGCCGCGACCCGCACCACATCACCGAGGCGCAGTACAAGGCCGTGGCCCGGGCGCTGCGCCAGGCCGTCGAGTACGACCCGCGGGTCACCGGCGTGCCGTCCACGAAAGGCTCGCTGTAG
- a CDS encoding histidinol-phosphate transaminase — MTVGQKITLDDLPLREDLRGKSPYGAPQLQVPVRLNTNENPHPPSQALIDDVTRSVGEAAAELHRYPDRDAVALRSDLADYLNLQTGVELSVENLWAANGSNEVLQQLLQAFGGPGRSAIGFVPSYSMHPIISDATRTEWLQTVRADDFSLDVDAAVREIETRTPDIVFVTSPNNPSGQSVPLDGLRRLLGAMPSGILILDEAYGEFSSQPSGVALIDEYPTKLVVSRTMSKAFAFAGGRLGYLVAAPAVIEAMLLVRLPYHLSSLTQAAARAALRHADDTLASVATLIAERDRVANGLSQIGFRVIPSDANFILFGEFADASATWRRYLDEGVLIRDVGVPGYLRATTGLADENDALLAASARLAETELAATLGAS, encoded by the coding sequence GTGACCGTCGGGCAGAAGATCACCCTGGACGATCTGCCGCTGCGGGAGGATCTGCGGGGCAAATCGCCGTACGGCGCACCGCAGCTGCAGGTGCCGGTGCGGCTGAACACCAACGAGAATCCGCACCCGCCGAGTCAGGCGCTCATCGACGACGTGACCCGTTCGGTCGGGGAGGCGGCCGCCGAGCTGCACCGCTATCCCGACCGCGACGCGGTCGCGTTGCGCAGCGACCTCGCCGACTACCTCAACCTGCAGACCGGTGTCGAGTTGAGCGTCGAAAACCTCTGGGCGGCAAACGGTTCCAACGAGGTGCTGCAGCAACTCCTACAGGCCTTCGGCGGGCCCGGCCGCAGCGCGATCGGATTCGTGCCGTCGTATTCGATGCACCCCATCATCTCCGACGCGACCCGCACCGAATGGCTGCAGACGGTGCGCGCCGACGACTTCAGCCTCGACGTCGACGCCGCGGTCCGCGAGATCGAAACGCGCACGCCCGACATCGTCTTCGTCACCAGTCCGAACAACCCGTCGGGACAGAGCGTTCCGCTCGACGGCCTGCGCAGGCTGCTCGGCGCCATGCCGTCGGGCATCCTGATCCTCGACGAGGCCTACGGCGAATTCTCCTCGCAGCCAAGCGGTGTGGCGCTGATCGACGAGTATCCGACCAAGCTGGTGGTCAGTCGCACCATGAGCAAGGCCTTCGCGTTCGCCGGCGGACGCCTCGGCTATCTGGTGGCCGCACCGGCCGTCATCGAGGCGATGTTGCTCGTGCGGCTGCCCTACCACCTGTCTTCGCTGACCCAGGCCGCCGCCCGCGCCGCGTTGCGGCACGCCGACGACACGCTGGCCAGCGTCGCCACCCTGATCGCCGAGCGGGACCGCGTCGCCAACGGCCTGAGCCAGATTGGTTTCCGCGTCATCCCCAGCGACGCCAACTTCATCCTGTTCGGGGAGTTCGCCGACGCGTCCGCCACCTGGCGGCGCTACCTGGACGAGGGTGTGCTGATCCGCGATGTGGGCGTCCCCGGGTACCTGCGGGCCACCACCGGACTGGCCGACGAGAACGATGCGTTGCTGGCCGCCTCCGCCCGCCTCGCCGAGACTGAACTCGCTGCAACTCTAGGAGCCTCATGA